The proteins below are encoded in one region of Pseudomonas putida NBRC 14164:
- a CDS encoding flagellar hook-length control protein FliK, producing the protein MTEINSLGAQTAINSQAMKAGMTGELLRLIQAQPGLLAPGETAQAEVVSLRQTGQDFQLVLRLIQANGVQTQLQASASQPLPQGSQVTVSQTESNRLAIMLQQANASQITTLTRLDTSKVPVGTLLQGKVLTNQALAQAPGQPASYRALVSLLNTAQAGSTLSIDSPRPLAIGSLLSALVQGDQSLRFVPLSGRQDQLSIAQQLLTQQNRQASLPGLLNALQQLTRDPGVDGDLRASAERLLAGLPDARQLGDAKAVAQALNNSGTFLEAKLLGGFPASVATDLKAHLLRLITQAPASTPGTPDLAPASLAVTMPALARSALGMLERVSPKPQPGAFPLPSRLLKAMEDEGDLQQLLRLAAAAISRLQSHAMSSLQQTGTLENGNLQTTWQTEVPIRHGQEFIPLQVKLQREETPQQQADRQHEAQDPLQALWRIELAFDLSPLGPLQVQAQFSQGRLSGHLWAEREQTAKLIDSQLGALRQRLLERGLEVGDLECHPGIPPQGPRTRVEQRWVDENA; encoded by the coding sequence ATGACTGAAATCAATAGTCTCGGCGCACAAACCGCGATCAACAGCCAAGCCATGAAGGCGGGCATGACCGGCGAACTGCTGCGCCTGATCCAGGCGCAGCCTGGCCTGCTGGCACCCGGCGAGACCGCGCAGGCCGAGGTCGTGTCGTTGCGCCAGACGGGCCAGGACTTCCAGCTGGTGCTGCGGTTGATACAGGCCAACGGCGTACAGACCCAACTGCAAGCCAGCGCCAGCCAGCCCTTGCCCCAAGGCAGCCAGGTCACTGTCAGCCAGACCGAAAGCAACCGCCTGGCAATCATGCTGCAGCAGGCCAACGCCAGCCAGATCACCACTCTCACTCGCCTGGATACCAGCAAAGTGCCCGTCGGCACGCTGCTGCAAGGCAAGGTCCTGACCAACCAGGCATTGGCCCAGGCGCCTGGGCAACCGGCGAGCTACAGGGCGCTGGTCAGCCTGCTCAACACTGCCCAGGCCGGCTCCACGCTGAGCATCGACAGCCCGCGCCCACTGGCCATTGGCAGCCTGCTCAGCGCACTGGTGCAGGGCGACCAGTCGCTGCGCTTTGTCCCGCTTAGCGGCAGGCAGGACCAGCTCAGCATTGCCCAGCAACTGCTGACCCAGCAAAACCGCCAGGCCTCGCTGCCCGGCCTGCTCAACGCCCTGCAACAGCTCACCCGCGACCCGGGCGTCGATGGCGACCTGCGTGCCAGCGCCGAGCGCCTGCTGGCCGGCCTGCCAGACGCCCGCCAGCTGGGCGACGCCAAGGCCGTGGCCCAGGCCCTGAACAACAGTGGCACTTTCCTTGAAGCGAAACTGCTGGGCGGCTTTCCTGCCAGCGTGGCCACAGACCTGAAGGCCCACCTGCTGCGCCTGATCACTCAGGCCCCGGCCAGCACACCCGGCACGCCCGACCTCGCGCCCGCCAGCCTGGCCGTGACCATGCCGGCGCTGGCCCGCAGCGCGCTGGGCATGCTCGAACGGGTCAGCCCCAAGCCGCAGCCAGGGGCGTTCCCCCTGCCCTCGCGCCTGCTCAAGGCCATGGAAGACGAAGGCGACCTGCAACAACTGCTGCGCCTGGCCGCTGCGGCCATCTCGCGCCTGCAAAGCCATGCCATGAGCAGCCTGCAACAAACCGGCACGCTGGAAAACGGCAATCTGCAGACCACCTGGCAAACCGAAGTGCCGATCCGCCACGGCCAGGAGTTCATCCCATTGCAGGTCAAACTGCAGCGTGAAGAAACCCCGCAACAGCAGGCAGACCGCCAACACGAAGCACAGGACCCTCTGCAAGCCCTGTGGCGCATCGAACTGGCCTTCGACCTTTCACCTCTCGGCCCACTGCAAGTACAGGCCCAGTTCAGCCAAGGCCGCCTGAGCGGGCACCTGTGGGCAGAGCGCGAACAAACCGCAAAGCTGATCGACAGCCAGCTCGGTGCCTTGCGCCAGCGCCTGCTGGAGCGCGGCCTGGAGGTTGGCGACCTGGAATGCCACCCGGGCATCCCCCCTCAAGGCCCGCGCACACGGGTTGAGCAACGCTGGGTAGACGAAAACGCATGA
- a CDS encoding heme lyase CcmF/NrfE family subunit, protein MNAALVIPELGQLAMILAICFAAVQASVPLLGAWRGDSLWMSLARPAAWGQFAFLAFAFACLTHAFMTDNFSVAYVASNSNSALPWYYKFSAVWGAHEGSLLLWAFILGGWTFAVSVFSRQLPQVMLARVLAVMGMISVGFLSFLIITSNPFQRLLPQVPTDGRDLNPLLQDFGLIVHPPMLYMGYVGFSVAFAFAIAALLGGRLDAAWARWSRPWTIVAWAFLGVGITLGSWWAYYELGWGGWWFWDPVENASFMPWLVGTALIHSLAVTEKRGVFKSWTVLLAIAAFSLSLLGTFLVRSGVLTSVHAFAADPSRGIFILFFLLFVVGGSLTLFALRAPVVKSQVGFALWSRETLLLANNLVLVVAASMILLGTLYPLVLDALTGAKLSVGPPYFDALFLPLMALLMVVMSVGVLVRWKDTPGKWLVSMITPVLIGSAILAPVAGFIVDDFDWPTLTAFALAAWVVLGGLRDILDKTRHKGLLKGLPGLGRSYWGMQLAHLGLAVCALGVVLSSNNSAERDLRMAPGESVELGGYHFLFQGAKHFEGPNFISDKGTVVVSRDGREVTTLHPEKRLYTVQQSMMTEAGIDAGFTRDLYVALGEPLENGAWAVRVHIKPYVRWIWLGGLLTGLGGLLAALDRRYRVKVKTRVRDALGVSGAAA, encoded by the coding sequence ATGAATGCGGCACTGGTAATCCCTGAGCTCGGCCAGTTGGCGATGATTCTGGCCATCTGCTTTGCCGCCGTGCAGGCCAGTGTGCCGCTGCTCGGCGCCTGGCGTGGCGACAGCCTGTGGATGAGCCTGGCGCGCCCGGCGGCGTGGGGGCAATTCGCCTTCCTGGCTTTTGCCTTCGCCTGTTTGACCCATGCCTTCATGACCGACAACTTCTCCGTCGCCTATGTGGCCAGCAACTCCAACAGCGCCTTGCCGTGGTACTACAAGTTCAGCGCCGTATGGGGCGCCCACGAAGGTTCGTTGCTGCTGTGGGCGTTTATCCTGGGCGGCTGGACCTTTGCCGTGTCGGTGTTCTCGCGTCAGTTGCCGCAGGTGATGCTGGCCCGCGTGCTGGCGGTGATGGGCATGATCAGCGTCGGCTTCCTGAGCTTCCTGATCATCACCTCCAACCCGTTCCAGCGCCTGCTGCCGCAAGTGCCCACCGACGGCCGCGACCTCAACCCGCTGCTGCAGGACTTCGGCCTGATCGTTCACCCGCCGATGCTGTACATGGGCTACGTGGGCTTTTCGGTGGCCTTTGCCTTCGCCATTGCCGCCTTGCTCGGCGGCCGCCTGGACGCTGCCTGGGCGCGCTGGTCGCGGCCGTGGACCATCGTCGCCTGGGCCTTCCTGGGGGTTGGCATCACCCTGGGCTCGTGGTGGGCCTATTATGAGCTGGGCTGGGGTGGCTGGTGGTTCTGGGACCCGGTGGAAAACGCCTCGTTCATGCCCTGGCTGGTGGGCACGGCGCTGATCCACTCGCTGGCGGTGACCGAAAAGCGTGGGGTGTTCAAGAGCTGGACCGTGTTGTTGGCAATTGCCGCATTCTCGCTGAGCCTGCTGGGTACCTTCCTGGTGCGCTCCGGCGTGCTGACCTCGGTGCACGCGTTTGCCGCAGACCCGTCGCGGGGCATTTTCATCCTGTTCTTCCTGTTGTTCGTGGTCGGTGGTTCGCTCACCCTGTTCGCCCTGCGCGCACCGGTGGTCAAGAGCCAGGTCGGCTTCGCCCTGTGGTCCCGCGAGACGCTGCTGCTGGCCAACAACCTGGTGCTGGTGGTGGCCGCGTCGATGATTCTGCTCGGCACGCTGTACCCGCTGGTGCTTGATGCCCTGACCGGGGCCAAGCTGTCGGTGGGTCCGCCGTATTTCGATGCCTTGTTCCTGCCGCTGATGGCACTTCTGATGGTGGTAATGAGCGTGGGCGTGCTGGTGCGCTGGAAGGACACCCCAGGCAAATGGCTGGTCAGCATGATCACCCCGGTGCTGATCGGCAGTGCCATCCTTGCCCCGGTTGCCGGTTTTATCGTTGACGACTTCGACTGGCCGACGCTGACCGCCTTCGCCCTGGCGGCCTGGGTGGTACTCGGCGGGCTGCGCGACATCCTCGACAAGACCCGTCACAAAGGCCTGCTCAAGGGCCTGCCTGGCCTGGGGCGCAGCTACTGGGGCATGCAGCTGGCACACCTTGGCCTGGCGGTGTGTGCGTTGGGCGTGGTGCTGTCGAGCAACAACAGCGCCGAACGCGACCTGCGCATGGCCCCGGGCGAAAGCGTGGAGCTGGGTGGGTATCACTTCCTGTTCCAGGGCGCCAAGCACTTCGAGGGGCCGAACTTCATTTCCGACAAAGGTACCGTCGTTGTCAGCCGTGATGGCCGTGAAGTGACTACCCTGCACCCGGAAAAGCGCCTGTACACCGTGCAGCAGTCGATGATGACCGAAGCTGGCATCGATGCCGGCTTTACCCGCGACCTGTACGTTGCCCTGGGCGAGCCGCTGGAAAACGGCGCCTGGGCGGTGCGTGTGCACATCAAGCCTTATGTCCGCTGGATCTGGCTGGGCGGTCTGCTGACCGGCCTGGGCGGGTTGCTGGCGGCACTCGACCGGCGCTACCGCGTCAAGGTCAAGACCCGGGTGCGTGATGCCCTGGGCGTGTCTGGAGCAGCTGCATGA
- a CDS encoding cytochrome c-type biogenesis protein, with amino-acid sequence MRRWLAAAVLGMSLAGVAKAAIDTYQFRDDAERERYQQLTKELRCPKCQNQDIADSNAPIAADLRREIFRMLGEGKSNQQIVDFMVDRYGDFVRYKPALSGRTWLLWFGPGILLVGGFAVLAVIVRRRRGTALPGNNELSVEERERLAKLLEKEQTHD; translated from the coding sequence ATGAGGCGCTGGCTGGCAGCTGCCGTGCTGGGCATGAGCCTGGCCGGTGTGGCCAAGGCGGCCATCGACACGTACCAGTTCCGCGACGACGCCGAGCGCGAACGCTACCAGCAGTTGACCAAGGAACTGCGTTGCCCCAAGTGCCAGAACCAGGACATTGCCGACTCCAACGCGCCGATCGCTGCCGACCTGCGCCGCGAGATCTTCCGCATGCTTGGCGAAGGCAAGAGCAACCAGCAGATCGTCGACTTCATGGTCGACCGCTATGGTGACTTTGTGCGCTACAAACCGGCACTCAGCGGGCGTACCTGGCTGTTGTGGTTCGGGCCCGGCATCCTGTTGGTCGGTGGTTTTGCGGTGCTGGCGGTGATCGTGCGCCGACGCCGTGGTACGGCTTTGCCGGGCAATAATGAGCTTTCCGTCGAAGAACGCGAGCGACTCGCCAAACTGCTGGAAAAAGAACAGACCCATGACTGA
- a CDS encoding heme ABC transporter permease, with amino-acid sequence MKISWTWFHKLGSPKWFYAISGRMLPWLAGAAVLLLLVGITWGLAFAPQDYQQGNSFRIIYIHVPAAMLAQSCYVLLAVAGVVGLVWKMKLADVALQCAAPIGAWMTAVALVTGAIWGKPTWGSWWVWDARLTSMLILLFLYFGIIALGQAISNRDSASKACAVLAIVGVVNIPIIKYSVEWWNTLHQGATFTLTEKPAMPAEMWLPLLCTALGFYCFFGAVLLLRMRLEVLKREARASWVRDEVLNSLGRRSAQ; translated from the coding sequence ATGAAAATAAGCTGGACGTGGTTCCACAAGCTGGGCTCCCCGAAATGGTTCTATGCCATCAGCGGCCGTATGCTGCCATGGCTGGCCGGCGCTGCCGTGCTCCTGTTGCTGGTCGGTATCACCTGGGGCCTGGCGTTCGCCCCCCAGGACTACCAGCAAGGCAACAGCTTCCGCATCATCTACATTCATGTGCCGGCGGCGATGCTGGCGCAGTCCTGCTACGTGCTGCTGGCGGTCGCCGGGGTGGTGGGGCTGGTGTGGAAGATGAAACTGGCCGACGTCGCCCTGCAATGTGCTGCGCCCATCGGTGCCTGGATGACCGCCGTGGCGCTGGTTACCGGCGCCATCTGGGGCAAGCCGACCTGGGGCAGTTGGTGGGTGTGGGACGCCCGCCTTACGTCCATGCTCATCCTGCTGTTCCTGTACTTCGGCATTATTGCGCTGGGCCAGGCAATCAGTAATCGTGACAGTGCGTCCAAGGCCTGTGCGGTGCTGGCGATTGTCGGCGTGGTCAACATCCCGATCATCAAGTACTCGGTGGAGTGGTGGAACACCCTGCATCAGGGCGCGACCTTCACCCTGACCGAAAAACCGGCGATGCCCGCAGAAATGTGGTTGCCGCTGCTGTGCACGGCGTTGGGTTTCTACTGTTTCTTCGGCGCTGTGCTGTTGCTTCGCATGCGCCTTGAAGTGCTCAAGCGCGAGGCGCGCGCCAGTTGGGTCAGGGACGAAGTGTTGAACAGCCTGGGGCGGAGGAGCGCACAATGA
- the ccmB gene encoding heme exporter protein CcmB, translated as MSVFILLLRREARLLFRRPAELANPLVFFAIVVAMFPLAVGPESQLLQTLSPGLVWVAALLAVLLSLDGLFRSDFEDGSLEQWVLSPHPLALLVLAKVLAHWIFSGLALVLLAPLLALMLGLPSHCLPVLLGSLLLGTPVLSLLGAVGAALTVGLKRGGLLLALLILPLYIPVLILGSGALQAALQNMPATGHLLWLASLTALAVTLAPFAIAAGLKISVGE; from the coding sequence ATGAGCGTATTCATCCTGTTGTTGCGTCGCGAAGCGCGCCTGCTGTTCCGTCGCCCTGCCGAGCTGGCCAACCCGCTGGTGTTCTTCGCCATCGTCGTGGCCATGTTCCCGCTGGCAGTCGGCCCGGAAAGCCAATTGTTGCAAACCTTGTCGCCAGGCCTGGTCTGGGTAGCGGCGCTGCTGGCAGTGCTGCTGTCGCTGGACGGCTTGTTCCGCAGCGATTTCGAGGATGGCTCGCTGGAACAGTGGGTCCTGTCGCCGCACCCGCTGGCGCTGCTGGTGCTGGCCAAGGTGCTGGCGCACTGGATCTTTTCCGGGCTGGCGCTGGTATTGTTGGCGCCGCTACTGGCGCTGATGCTGGGGCTGCCGAGCCATTGCCTGCCGGTGCTGCTCGGCTCCCTGCTGCTGGGCACACCGGTCCTGAGCCTGCTGGGTGCGGTAGGTGCGGCGCTGACAGTCGGTCTGAAGCGCGGTGGTTTGTTACTGGCGTTGCTGATTCTGCCGTTGTATATCCCTGTATTGATCCTGGGCAGTGGTGCGTTGCAAGCGGCGTTGCAAAATATGCCCGCAACCGGCCACCTGCTCTGGCTCGCCAGCCTGACGGCCCTGGCCGTTACCCTGGCACCCTTTGCGATAGCGGCCGGCCTGAAGATCAGCGTCGGCGAATAA
- a CDS encoding EscU/YscU/HrcU family type III secretion system export apparatus switch protein, protein MTQKPPRQAIALTYDGQQAPTLSAKGDDALAEAILALAREHEVPIYENAELVRLLARLELGEQIPEALYLTIAEIIAFAWQLRGKVPAGFSDDAEAPRDITPVTALLPPANHR, encoded by the coding sequence ATGACACAGAAACCACCCCGCCAGGCCATTGCCCTGACCTACGACGGCCAGCAGGCCCCAACCCTCAGCGCCAAAGGTGACGATGCGCTGGCCGAGGCCATCCTGGCCCTAGCCCGCGAGCATGAGGTGCCGATCTACGAAAACGCCGAACTAGTGCGCCTGCTGGCACGCCTGGAACTGGGCGAGCAGATCCCGGAGGCACTGTACCTGACCATTGCCGAGATCATTGCCTTCGCCTGGCAACTGCGGGGCAAGGTGCCCGCCGGTTTCAGCGACGACGCCGAGGCGCCGCGCGACATCACTCCGGTCACCGCACTGCTGCCGCCGGCAAACCACCGGTAG
- the ccmD gene encoding heme exporter protein CcmD, translating into MSFATFGDFLAMGHHGLYVWSAYGICLAVLALNVAAPLLARRRYLQEEARRLRRENNQ; encoded by the coding sequence ATGAGCTTTGCCACCTTCGGTGATTTTCTCGCCATGGGCCACCATGGCCTGTACGTGTGGTCGGCCTATGGCATCTGCCTGGCGGTGCTGGCGCTCAATGTCGCTGCGCCGCTGTTGGCCCGCCGTCGCTACCTGCAAGAAGAGGCGCGCCGTTTGCGCCGGGAGAACAACCAGTGA
- a CDS encoding dermonecrotic toxin domain-containing protein, which yields MSTSRINTAAVQYVRDHLSHIPRPDREASRAIHQWLTQQGHDLDPDQTDVVTLHYRGNQAVIVQRLSLTQATLSDWQGETAKNLIGQLLPGHWAGTLPDGPLTIVERLPEPGVFDNSARFSVFNGLFRRTTPARYDSSTHLPVDVEAMQQFIWDLDFHTRFVGMLDNYWQQAEQTHRQSMQISFMAACNKQVQEGSLSDAGRQMAWQVAGLMAKAPGLQARPLNVYGYAATDLICITDEAQPKVLLYLPGNASPLHEFDGMAAMQDWFAEQCRDDEKRLRLRQYFKLADTPDGLDFSGLDTALAGLGAYPGFHHRSPNRAGFTVDGPWPPREYINYKAGHYSPLLAGDLFTALTQRQRERSYADADFIITSDAQVTKARWRGYLVASINLLAPLALVVPELIPLLAAGGVAQFGLGLDQAINGKTLADKDAGVSNIAFGLLNAAPLALLPADGLRMLFPGKSSRFVLPTRLNDQWGYPLGPNSPPRLPEEILADFFVPAEPPVETTRIARGPLNRATGTNPLLALKDGNEVQVLYDTENDAFILQEDANEVLPNYYQVNAGTRDLYQVNPATRGASDAMRMYTLRNLDVDLQLPLSVPVVNSSEVTPLPKKILSIWVGGKSIPDELVENITSNAKRLEGTGFTYEFYLSKSNPKAFMKNRAKLTAASNVQIKTLEEQPFYAAFEQTDYYHQYRQALDSNGANFSSASDVLRYPLLHSEGGIYMDVDDTLRSFEDNPDSFAMISSVALKTTPDGLVLGSPVNNELLGMHCDYNSNMIGSHANNPTLRAISAEMDARYRSNLSFYDIRPLAGTHGYAAYARELSRMTGPGLLNDVVARHLPRLQFLRQLSKLESIPQTTYRALTENLAIPIAQARNNDQALGSVATIGNYHSWGKP from the coding sequence ATGTCCACAAGCCGCATCAACACCGCCGCCGTGCAGTACGTTCGCGACCACCTGAGCCATATCCCCCGCCCTGACCGCGAAGCCAGCCGTGCGATCCACCAATGGCTGACGCAGCAGGGCCATGACCTTGACCCCGACCAGACCGACGTAGTCACCCTGCACTACCGTGGCAATCAGGCAGTCATCGTCCAGCGCCTTTCACTTACCCAAGCGACGCTTTCAGACTGGCAGGGTGAAACAGCCAAGAACCTGATCGGCCAGTTGCTCCCTGGCCACTGGGCAGGCACGTTGCCAGATGGCCCGCTGACCATCGTCGAGCGCCTGCCCGAACCTGGGGTGTTTGACAACAGCGCCCGCTTCTCGGTTTTCAACGGCCTGTTCCGGCGTACGACCCCGGCCCGCTACGACAGCAGCACACACCTGCCGGTCGACGTCGAGGCCATGCAGCAGTTCATCTGGGACCTGGACTTTCACACCCGCTTCGTGGGCATGCTCGACAATTACTGGCAACAGGCTGAGCAAACCCACCGGCAGTCAATGCAGATCAGCTTCATGGCCGCCTGCAACAAGCAGGTCCAGGAAGGCTCGTTGAGCGATGCAGGTCGCCAGATGGCGTGGCAAGTGGCGGGGCTGATGGCAAAAGCACCCGGTTTGCAGGCAAGGCCTTTGAACGTATACGGCTACGCAGCCACCGACCTGATCTGCATCACAGACGAGGCACAGCCAAAAGTACTGCTGTACCTGCCAGGCAATGCATCGCCCTTGCATGAGTTCGACGGTATGGCTGCCATGCAAGACTGGTTCGCCGAACAGTGCCGCGACGACGAAAAACGCCTGCGCCTGCGCCAGTACTTCAAACTGGCCGACACCCCCGATGGCCTGGACTTCAGTGGGCTGGATACCGCGCTGGCGGGCCTTGGCGCCTACCCCGGTTTTCACCACCGATCGCCCAACCGCGCAGGCTTCACCGTCGACGGCCCCTGGCCCCCCCGCGAGTACATCAACTACAAGGCCGGCCACTACAGCCCGTTGCTCGCAGGTGATCTGTTCACAGCCCTCACCCAACGCCAGCGCGAGCGCAGCTATGCCGATGCCGATTTCATCATCACCAGCGATGCGCAGGTGACCAAGGCTCGCTGGCGCGGCTACCTGGTGGCGTCGATCAACCTGCTGGCACCACTGGCGCTGGTGGTTCCCGAGCTGATCCCGCTGCTGGCAGCCGGCGGTGTCGCGCAATTTGGCCTGGGGCTCGATCAGGCGATCAACGGCAAGACCCTTGCAGACAAGGACGCTGGTGTGAGCAACATCGCCTTCGGCCTGCTTAATGCCGCCCCACTGGCCTTGCTCCCTGCAGACGGCCTGCGAATGCTGTTCCCAGGCAAAAGCTCGCGCTTCGTCCTGCCCACGCGTCTTAACGATCAATGGGGCTACCCGCTGGGGCCCAACAGCCCTCCCCGGCTACCTGAAGAAATACTGGCAGACTTTTTCGTGCCAGCCGAGCCACCTGTGGAAACCACGCGGATTGCCAGGGGACCCTTGAATCGGGCAACGGGTACCAACCCGCTGCTGGCGCTCAAGGACGGCAACGAAGTCCAGGTACTGTATGACACTGAAAACGATGCCTTCATCCTCCAGGAGGATGCCAACGAAGTCCTGCCGAATTACTACCAGGTAAACGCGGGCACGCGCGACCTGTACCAGGTCAACCCGGCCACGCGTGGCGCCAGCGATGCAATGCGCATGTACACGCTACGTAACCTGGACGTCGACCTGCAACTGCCGCTCAGCGTGCCTGTGGTCAACAGCTCGGAAGTAACCCCACTGCCCAAGAAAATCCTCAGCATCTGGGTCGGCGGCAAGAGCATCCCGGATGAGCTGGTGGAGAACATCACGAGCAATGCAAAACGCCTTGAGGGTACGGGCTTTACCTATGAGTTCTACCTGTCGAAGTCCAACCCTAAAGCTTTCATGAAAAACCGCGCCAAGCTGACCGCTGCTTCGAACGTTCAGATCAAAACCCTGGAAGAGCAGCCCTTCTACGCGGCCTTCGAGCAAACCGACTACTACCATCAGTACCGCCAGGCACTGGACAGTAACGGGGCAAACTTCTCGTCGGCCTCCGACGTACTGCGCTACCCGTTACTCCATTCGGAGGGCGGAATCTACATGGACGTCGACGACACGCTGCGCAGCTTCGAAGACAACCCCGACAGCTTCGCCATGATCAGCTCGGTAGCCTTGAAAACCACGCCTGATGGCCTGGTCCTCGGCAGCCCGGTGAACAACGAGCTGCTGGGCATGCATTGTGACTACAACAGCAACATGATCGGCAGCCATGCCAACAACCCGACCCTGCGCGCAATTTCTGCAGAGATGGACGCACGCTACCGCAGCAATCTATCGTTCTACGACATCAGGCCGCTGGCAGGCACCCACGGTTACGCAGCCTACGCCAGGGAATTGAGCAGGATGACCGGGCCTGGCTTGCTCAACGATGTAGTTGCGCGGCATCTACCCAGGCTGCAGTTCCTGCGGCAACTCAGCAAGCTGGAGTCGATTCCGCAGACCACTTATCGCGCCCTCACGGAAAACCTGGCCATCCCCATTGCCCAGGCGCGCAACAACGACCAGGCACTGGGTAGTGTGGCAACCATCGGCAACTACCATTCCTGGGGCAAACCCTGA
- the ccmA gene encoding cytochrome c biogenesis heme-transporting ATPase CcmA: MTLHLQAAGLACERDWRLLFEQLDFELGAGDMLQISGPNGSGKTSLLRLLAGLMQPTAGQILLGGKPLAEQRHALASILLWIGHAAGIKDLLTAEENLTWLCALHQPASREAIWAALAAVGLRGFEDVPCHTLSAGQQRRVALARLHLASPPLWILDEPFTALDKQGVAQLEAHLAAHCEQGGTVVLTTHHTLERKPSGYRELNLGQWAA; encoded by the coding sequence GTGACCCTTCACCTCCAAGCTGCGGGCCTGGCCTGCGAGCGCGACTGGCGCCTGCTGTTCGAGCAGCTCGATTTCGAGCTGGGCGCCGGCGACATGCTGCAGATCAGCGGCCCCAACGGCAGCGGCAAGACCAGCTTGCTGCGGCTGTTGGCCGGGTTGATGCAACCCACCGCCGGGCAGATATTGCTGGGCGGCAAGCCCCTGGCCGAGCAGCGCCATGCCCTGGCCAGCATTCTGCTGTGGATCGGTCACGCCGCGGGCATCAAGGACCTGCTCACCGCCGAGGAAAACCTCACCTGGCTGTGCGCCCTGCACCAGCCGGCCAGCCGCGAGGCGATCTGGGCGGCACTGGCGGCGGTCGGTTTGCGCGGTTTCGAAGACGTACCCTGCCATACCCTGTCGGCCGGCCAGCAGCGCCGCGTGGCCCTGGCCCGGCTGCACCTGGCCAGCCCGCCGCTGTGGATTCTCGACGAGCCGTTCACTGCCCTGGACAAGCAAGGCGTAGCGCAGCTCGAAGCGCACCTGGCGGCCCACTGCGAGCAGGGCGGCACGGTGGTGCTGACCACCCACCATACGCTGGAACGCAAGCCCTCCGGTTACCGTGAACTGAACCTGGGGCAATGGGCGGCATGA
- a CDS encoding DsbE family thiol:disulfide interchange protein, whose translation MKRWIMVVPLAVFLLVAVFLYKGLFLKPDELPSAMIGKPFPVFSLASTQGDRTLTQADLQGRPALVNVWATWCPSCKVEHPYLNQLAQQGVVIHGVNYKDDNAAAQKWLAEFHNPYQLDIRDEQGSLGLDLGVYGAPETFLIDAKGIIRYKHVGIVDATVWREQLAPLYQGLVDEARP comes from the coding sequence ATGAAGCGTTGGATCATGGTAGTCCCCCTCGCAGTGTTCCTGCTGGTGGCGGTGTTCCTCTACAAGGGGCTGTTTCTCAAGCCCGACGAGTTGCCGTCGGCAATGATCGGCAAACCGTTCCCGGTGTTTTCCCTGGCTTCGACCCAGGGCGACCGCACTTTGACCCAGGCCGACTTGCAGGGCCGCCCGGCACTGGTCAACGTGTGGGCCACCTGGTGCCCGTCGTGCAAGGTCGAGCACCCGTACCTGAACCAGCTGGCGCAGCAGGGCGTGGTGATCCACGGGGTCAACTACAAGGACGACAACGCCGCCGCGCAGAAATGGCTGGCCGAGTTCCACAACCCCTACCAGCTGGACATCCGTGACGAGCAGGGCAGCCTGGGCCTGGACCTTGGGGTGTACGGCGCGCCGGAAACCTTCCTGATCGACGCCAAGGGCATCATCCGCTACAAGCACGTGGGCATTGTCGATGCAACTGTCTGGCGTGAGCAGCTGGCGCCGCTGTACCAGGGCCTGGTCGACGAGGCCAGGCCATGA
- the ccmE gene encoding cytochrome c maturation protein CcmE, translating into MNPQRKKRLLLIVGLLAGVGVAVGFALSALQQNINLFYTPTQIANGEAPLDTRIRAGGMVEKGSVQRSSDSLDVRFVVTDFNKSVPISYRGILPDLFREGQGIVALGKVNADGVVVADEVLAKHDEKYMPPEVTKALKESGQAATGTEAKP; encoded by the coding sequence GTGAATCCGCAGCGCAAGAAACGCCTGTTGCTCATCGTCGGCCTGCTGGCCGGCGTCGGGGTTGCCGTCGGCTTTGCCTTGAGCGCATTGCAGCAGAACATCAACCTGTTTTACACACCGACCCAGATCGCCAACGGCGAAGCGCCGCTGGACACCCGCATCCGTGCTGGCGGCATGGTCGAGAAGGGCTCGGTGCAGCGCTCGTCCGACTCGCTGGACGTGCGCTTTGTGGTCACCGACTTCAACAAGTCGGTGCCAATCAGCTACCGCGGCATCCTGCCCGACCTGTTCCGCGAAGGGCAGGGCATCGTCGCCTTGGGCAAGGTCAACGCCGACGGCGTAGTCGTGGCCGATGAAGTACTGGCCAAGCACGATGAGAAGTACATGCCGCCCGAGGTCACCAAGGCCCTGAAGGAAAGCGGCCAGGCTGCCACCGGTACGGAGGCCAAGCCATGA